A genomic region of Xanthomonas campestris pv. phormiicola contains the following coding sequences:
- a CDS encoding alpha-E domain-containing protein: MLSRVADNLYWFSRYVRRAETTARLVGVGSLLQLDLPRSVRFAWRPMIDTVGAGEIFNVWFPHAGDDVGDADVVRFLLLDERNPSSLRSSARQARELLRGIRDTLPQEVWEAVNDLHLYIDANGERSVGRRYRMEFLGHVTDACLKVSGLLTANVSRDIGFQFLRLGTAIEQADMTTRIIDAGASGLITPRKADDLEAYQNMQWMSVLRSLAAYQMYRRHVRQRVTGEHALRFLLQNNDFPRSVHFCLTRAQHILPTMPPRPTVERALMRINGLVRNADPSYLARHNPAEFMDEIQTHLGYLHSAIAEAYFSS, translated from the coding sequence TACGTGCGCCGCGCCGAGACCACCGCGCGCCTGGTCGGCGTGGGCAGCCTGCTGCAGCTGGACCTGCCGCGCTCGGTGCGTTTCGCCTGGCGGCCGATGATCGACACGGTCGGCGCCGGCGAGATCTTCAACGTCTGGTTCCCGCACGCCGGCGACGACGTCGGCGACGCCGACGTGGTGCGCTTCCTGCTGCTGGACGAGCGCAATCCGTCCTCGCTGCGCAGTTCGGCGCGGCAGGCGCGCGAACTGCTGCGCGGCATCCGTGACACGCTGCCGCAGGAAGTGTGGGAGGCGGTCAACGACCTGCACCTGTACATCGACGCCAACGGCGAGCGCAGCGTCGGCCGCCGCTACCGGATGGAGTTCCTGGGCCACGTCACCGACGCCTGCCTGAAGGTCTCCGGTCTGCTCACCGCCAACGTCAGCCGCGACATCGGCTTCCAGTTCCTGCGCCTGGGCACGGCGATCGAACAGGCCGACATGACCACGCGCATCATCGACGCCGGCGCCTCGGGCCTGATCACCCCGCGCAAGGCCGACGATCTGGAGGCCTACCAGAACATGCAGTGGATGAGCGTGCTGCGCTCGCTGGCCGCCTACCAGATGTACCGGCGCCACGTGCGCCAGCGCGTCACCGGCGAGCATGCGCTGCGCTTCCTGCTGCAGAACAACGATTTCCCGCGCAGCGTGCATTTCTGCCTGACCCGCGCCCAGCACATCCTGCCGACCATGCCGCCGCGGCCGACCGTGGAGCGGGCGCTGATGCGGATCAACGGGCTGGTGCGCAATGCCGATCCGTCCTATCTGGCGCGGCACAATCCGGCCGAGTTCATGGACGAGATCCAGACCCATCTCGGCTACCTGCACAGCGCGATCGCCGAGGCCTACTTCAGCTCGTGA